ATAATgttatttagttaaaaaaaattaatttcatgttTGTCTAAACTTGACGTATAGGTCTAGATGCTTTCACCAATTGAGTGTCTGGAGTTGCAACAACCAAGCCAAACTTACTTGGAACTTACCAATGGATGAATTATTCCTCGTTAAGTATTGTGGTGTTGATGTCATTAAGTTCCAAGAAGCCTAACTAGGATCTAGCTAGTCAAATAGATGGTCATCCCAAAAATGAACCATTAAATTCATTATTAACTAAAATAAAGTTTGTCGGTGGTAGAAGGAGAAAATTACATTTTCAGGTCTATAACTTacatctttttcaattttaactCTGTTATAAGTTAATTTACGTTCTTAGTCttgtaacttgtaatattttttaatttcagtcctttttcttctaaaattgaaatttttttaacagAAAATGTCTAATTTGTGGTTGAAATATAAAAAGTACATGGatcataaaaaaatcaaaatccccaaattcaatttacaaatcatcattttctattgaaaaattttaattttaaaagaaaaagaattgaaattgaaaaatattataagttaaagtactaaaaatataaattgactcataacaTGATTATAATTTGAAAAAGTGTAAATTACATGACTAAAAACTTATTTTACAACATGTACAAACTAGTTGCTAGTTTTTACACAGTCAAATTAAATGATCATATAATGTATTGTAGACATTAGTTGATAGGTTTTAGTTATAAAAATTAGatgttaatttttataattacagaaattaattatttttacgcGGTCAAATGATCaactaatataaaattatttcgaATAGAGCACATTAAAAGGGGCATATATGTAAGttcatttgattttaataaaaaatggAACGTAAAaacgacttgaccaactaatacAAAATTATTTCGAATAGATCACGTTAAAAGGGGCATATATGGACAttcatttgattttaataaaaaatggTAAAAACGTAAATGATGGGGCTCATTTAATTTTTGTCCAAAtagtatttataaaattaaatcagGTACTCATGATTTGATACCTAACTATgatgtatttataaaaaaatttcttcaattAGAATGACgtaattaaaaaatagatttctAAATCTATCGTATgtattttttgatttatcctgataattaataaaaaaattttatgaaatCAAATTGACCAAGAATAATTAATAAAGTTAACTTGAGAATCTtgactttttattttttaaaatttaattatttgttgttgttgttgtttttgtgAATTTGATTTTATTATAGTTTTTTTTGGCGACGCAGGATCCACGGCTTACACGGCCCCACCGGTTTCCCGGTTCGCCGTGCCGTTCAAACTAATAACCCTCCAGTCTCGCTCGGCCCGGCCCGTCCCGGCCCGGTCCCATCAGCCTTATTCCGCTACAAAGTCCCCCTTCGCCAGTTCGGTTCGCTTCCCAATTCACACCTCActgcctccctccctccctccgtCTTCCGCTCGTCGCCGCCTCCGCCAATCCTCCTCTTCTACCTTTTTTATCGTCCTCATTCTGGCGGAGCTATGCCGGACGATCTCGTGGACGACCTCCAGAGCATGAGCTTCGGTTCTTCCGACCGCTCCGGCGTCTCCAGCTCCCTTTCTTCctcctcatcctccttctccgCCTCCCTCCACAAGCCTCGTCTCGCCAGAGACCCCATCACCGACGCGATTCGCCGGCTTGGCTCTTCGGCTGGAGGCGGGCCAGGCGGGAACCCCCTCGCCATGTCGGATCTGAGGTTCGTGCGGCGCCTTGGAAGCGGGGACATCGGCAACGTGTACCTAGCGGAAATCAAGTGCGACGGGACTGAGGAGCTTCTGCTGGCGGCCAAGGTGATGGACAAGAAGGAGCTCGAGGGGCGGAGCAAAGAGGGGCGTGCTCGGACGGAGCGCGAGATCCTGGAGGCACTCGACCACCCCTTCCTCCCTCGCCTCTACGCCTGCGCCGAGAACGACCGCTATTTCTGCCTCCTCACCGAGTTCTGCCCCGGAGGCGATCTCCACGTTCTCCGCCAGCGCCAGCCGGGCAAGCGCTTCGACGAGGCCGCCGTCAGGTAAACCGTAAAAACCAAAACCAAGCATTATCATTTCCTAACTCGATCGGTGTCCACATCGTCATCTATTACCCGTCGAATCCCTCGGGCAATGCTCAATATATAAATTAGATCTTTTATCTTTCAAAACTGATATGCCTATGGGCCAAATCTTCCGGAATCATCTTTTTCGAGAAAATAAAAGGCGTAGATTAAGGAAGGAAAAGACGTTAACATATGATAATTGCATATATAGGATATGTACTGAGCAAGCAGCACTCAATTGATGGAAATAAGCTCTGGTTTCTGTGGCTTTGAGAGCTGAAAGGGGGGAATTGTCCTATCAATTGAAATCAATTGGTTAAATTTGGATCCTTGCGTTGGTGATTAGCTGTTGACGGGGACGCTGTCTGAGAGTGTGGGCGCATTGCTCGATCGTTCAGTGGCTTTGCTGGCCCACTTCAAGCCCCCttcctctgcttcttccttcacgcgATCCAGAATAGCCATTTCTTTTGTGTATTTTAAAGTCCTCTCTTCGAGTCTCCAGGCCCTTCCGGTCCCCGGAGCACCTCACATGTACTCATGTTCATCGTCCACGCCAGCCTTCATCCCGCCCCATGCTGGGGGCGAGCAGTGGACCATGGCGTTACGAGTGGAGCAGTGCCCGGATCATCTCACCTGCTAATTTAATGCAAATGTTTGTTTATTAGTTAATGCAGCAGCTTCACGTGGGCTCAGGTCTCCCCTCTCCAGCATTTTGTGTCCTTTTTTATTTGTGCCGATCGATCCTCACGCGCTGCGTCTGCGTGCAAAGTAAAAGTAGTTTTTGTGCATGTTACAATTTGGATTAGTCGAAATAATTGCATTCAATGTGTGATTTGATGGGGGTGAACTAATTGAATAAGGATGCAGGTTCTACGCGTCGGAGGTGGTGGTGGCCATGGAGTACGTCCACATGATGGGCATTGTCTACCGAGACCTGAAACCCGAGAACATTCTCGTGCGCAGCGACGGCCACATCATGCTCACCGACTTTGACCTTTCCTTCAAGTGCGACTCTGCCGCCGCCCCCGCCGCGCAGATCGTTACCGACCAGATGCCGGTCCTGCCGACGTCTCACACCGGCATCGGCGGAAGAGGAATAACCGAGTTCTCTGCGGCCTCTTGCATCATCCCCAGCTGCATCGTGCCCGCCGTCTCCTGCTTCCACCCGGCCAGGCGCAAGCGCAGGAAGCAGCAGCCTGGGCGCCGCGGCCCGTGCCTGGAGTTCGTGGCCGAGCCGGTTGACCTCCGCTCCATGTCCTTCGTGGGGACGCACGAGTACCTCGCGCCAGAGATCGTCTCAGGGGAAGGCCATGGCAGCGCCGTCGACTGGTGGACGCTCGGCGTCTTCGTGTTCGAGATGCTTTACGGCGTGACGCCGTTTAAGGGCCCTGACCATGAGCTGACGCTGGCGAACATCGTCGCGCGGGCGCTGGAATTTCCCAAGGAGCCGACCGTGTCAGCAGCCGCCAGGGACTTCATCACCGGCCTACTGGTGAAGGACCCCGAGCGGCGGCTGGGCTCCACCATGGGCGCCGCAGCCATCAAGCGTCACCCCTTCTTCAACGGAGTCAAATGGGCCCTACTTCGGTGCGCCGTGCCGCCCTACGTGCCGCCTTCGTTCACCCTCAGTACCCATAGCGGCGATGGGTCGGACGACAGCTGTCCCGGCACGCCGGTGGACTACTACTAATACTTAGAACCCAATTGGACAATACGTCTGGTGAACGCAAGGAGACGGCGGTGATGGGATCGCCGGAAAGGCTCGACGGCCCGTGCCGCTGCATAGACGAGGAATTTTGACAGTAtgatgattaaaaaaatatataatcaaGAATTTCaagtaatattaaaaattatatgtaATTCGTAAGGATTAGTGCATGTACATTTGCTACTCATTTCCTAATGGCTTTCTAGGTCTTATAATTTGTTAGGCCGATCCTTTCAAATGCATGCATATATTACGAAAATGAATTAACAAATTTAATATCATATATTACGAATATCAAATCATCCTGCAAAATATGAATCAATGATACGAAAGCTATTTAtggattgaaattaattatgttcatagtaaAAAGAAGCAATTGCTGCTGGTTATTCATAGTGAAATAATTATATTCCATACTAATTCACACTTATCAATGTATCAAAAGCAACTAATAATGCTATGAAAATATggataaaataatttctaaatttcatAATATTCAAATCGACTTAATTATTCAATCTTTCGTCGCCATCCATAGCATGCATGCCTTATCTTCATATCTCTCGACATCCTATTGCATGTGTTGTCCCGATATGACTAGAAATAAGATGACGAAAAATATGCTCTAGTGGTCGACTCAAGGCCCCGATAAGATTGTATTAGTGTGCATGATGATGATAATTAGTGGCTAATTAACAACCACTATGGGGTTAATATTGCATCGCTCGTGTATATAATATAGTCTCCAACAATGATAGGAATTCAGTCACATATGTCTCcctgattaaataattaattagctCGACACTGAGAAAACTTGAGATCTCAGAATAATTATCATCAGAATAATTATCAAAGCCTGATCACCCACCGAGCAACTGGCCACCAGTTTGCATCAATAATTGTGTCGGTTCGGTGGAGATGGAGAagatgctgctgctgctgctgcagctGCATGAAACTAACGGCAAGTGGCAAAAATAAATTaagagatagagagagagaggataTGGTCTAGTGATAGGCTACTAGAAGCTAGAGACAGAGAGGGCGGAGAAGGGCCGGTGAATAAGCCGCAGAGTTCCGGCCATGCACATACGCAACTGTCGGATAAACAGCGTCGCTGGCTTGCCCACTGCCAGTCGCATCGTTGTCGATTGATCATTTCAGAAGGTATCGGGATTAGATTGTTGGAGACAGAGGCAGGGGGAGAGTAAGATAGGGAAAGAACAAGAATAATAATTGGGGACTTGCTTCTTATACAGTTCGCTAGCTAGCTTGATGTGGCAGGATTATATTGAAGCCGACCGTACCTCTCGACTTGTAGTTTCTGTTGCCATTTGTCTCTGCCGTTTGAATTGTAGTGAGCTGGGaatcagagagagagagagcattcGCTCGCAGCTGTCTGGACGGCCGTATCTGCGAATCTTCGGAATGCATGTCGATTTTAGGGCGGAAGATGAGAAAGTGATCAGAGGCCTAATTTGAAAGAACACTGCATTAACAGAAACATccgattaataataataaaaaaagtcaAAAGAGTATTTTTCTATAtaattttatcataaaaatatttttggattcAGACAAGTTATAAAGGTTACCGGTTAATTTCTACTGTCTAGGAGTTAGAAGATAACTGCTATATATATTGCAAAATTTATAGGTTTGATTTACtggttaaaatattattttaatgaggttattattagaaaagaaaaattaaaatgatataaagttaCTCGTTGTATACTTAAATAATAATTTGAATGTTCTGTCATTGTACCATAACTCTGGGGTTCACTAGCTTGTTGTATAAACTAGTAACTAGCTTCTGTAGCAACTAGCATCTACATGTCGTAGAAGCTAAATGCTAACTTTTAGATGATCGATCGtgattaaataatatttatttaaaatataataagtgtCATGAAGTCTCAATCGTTTAttttattccttgaaatgttatTTGTAAGTCCCGATGAGACCGATAAAAAGAAGATGAATTATCCTATAAATAAAATACAcactttttttttacttcattctTAGCAAAGACATACTGttagtttaaataaaattaataacataaaagGGAGTAAGAGATAAGAAGTTTTTACTTGATTATAACTAGGATAATTGTTCATCCAAGAGAGTTGAAGCTCACTAAAAGTTCTCCTTGATGAAAGCGGAGTGACCTCTTACAATCATTGAAAGCGCAAAAACAAAATTTGAATGCAAGTGTgtcattttacaagtgttgtaTTCGAAAGGAGGATAAAATCTCATTTTATAACCCTTTGGTCAGATTTGACCATTGGTTGACGTGGCAGCTCTCTGGGTGCCTGAAATGGATCCAAGTGCCCCGAGCGGTGCACCTTATCTACTTGCAATGGATTGAAGATAACACTTTATCGAAACTCGGGCACCTGGACTGGATCGGGCACCTAGAGTGTTGCTAACATGGACTCCGAATATCATTCGCAGCAACATTCGCGAAGAGGTGCCTGCTCTGGTCCAAAGTGGTTCGGGAGCTTGGAGTTTGGTCACTTGGATGATTCTCAGGCcatccggagttgagctcatTAGAACTCAATTCCGGTCTTTTTCTCGAGCAGTCTTTTActccggcttttcgtccctcggaagcgccgcacacatccttctcactccaccggtgtactcttctatagcttctcatccctctgaTCCACCAAACCCGTaaactcactacaagaaaaaagctaatagacaacgcttttaaagcgttgtctttgtgcctgaaaaagcgttgttaaaggcactgttgttaaaagtctgttcaacgacaatgcttttaaagcgttgtcgtttgtagcaaagacaacgcttttgcaacgctttaaaagcgttgtgtattttttgcaaaaatatcattattacaacgctttaaaagcgttgtctttttaaaataaaaaaataaaaaattatatttgattttttatttacaaaatcattatttttatatttacaaaaccatTATGTTTCTTTGACCCTACCATAGAAATGAAATCAACCATAAGTTAACAAAAAGAACAGAGTCATGACACATCAAAACCAGGTACACTATATATAATAGAGATAGATACACAGTGTACATAAAAATTAGGTACATGATTCCCAAAATGATGATACTATTGTCAACATGACGTGACTGTTCAATTTGCATAATGATCTAACATTGTATTTCCTTTGGTCTCTATTGAAGTTACAGATTACAGAATTCTCAAAGAAAATTGTTTGCACATGATTGGCAGACTTTGATTTAGAGCAACTAAATTTGTAACTTTACCAACTTTTGAATGCAACTTGAGCTTAAAGTTTCACTAATGTCCATCTGGGTTTCTGTTCCAAGATAAGTACGATGGATCTCCAAGGGTCCTGCAAGAACAAGTGAACCAATTTGTATGAGTTGTCACTAGGTAACATCGAAGTTGAAATCAATCTGAGCAACAAGTCTATTAGTTCCAAGTCAAACCTTGTTAACCTGATTTTTGCTTATCAACTATAGAAAAATGTATTCATTGTACTGCGTACCATAAATGCTAACGACGAGCAAGATACTTACCAAGGCTTGAGCAGATAAAGAACCATGAAGGCTACCACAAGAAATATGCAAAGGCTACCGATTGTAAGATATGCAACACCAATGAAACCATTCTTCCCACCTATCCATGAGGTAGTAGAAAGTACCAACCTCTTCTCCCCTTCAAAATTGTAAGTGTTGTAGTTGTTCTCTATTGTCATTGAGATTTGTTCATTGGCTGCGAGGTCTCTCTCAATTCTCCCATAGAGTTTTCTAAACTATGGCAAGGCAGCTATCCTCATCCAAACAATGAGATATTCTTGCTCGCTTAACTGCAAATTTTATTACAATGATTGCTACCAACTTGAATACAACATATGATATAGAAATGAAAGACAGAAAAACACTTACAGCTTGGCACCTCATATGAGACCTCCCTGCTGGAAATATTTAGGGTAGACATCACTGCCAAATTTGTGATCTTTGTCACTTTGCCAGGTGATGTTTTTTTTCTTGTTCACCTCGATGACTTTGCTTTGTGTTGCAAATGAGTATGTGTCATTGAACAAACTTACATCTAAATGTAGTAGTTAAATGTGAAAAATAAATACCAATCAACAAGTAAAACTCATAAGGACATTTCATCATACACCTAGTCGGCAATATTTAACATGAGTGGTTGAGCATACATACTTTTGATTCTTTTCCTTCTCCACCAAATGAACACAGACGCGATCAAGAACAAAAGGATGCCCAAAGTTGTAGCAATGACTATGATCTTCACGAACCTCTTAGATTACTTTTCGGAATTTGTTGTTCTGAAACCTTTTGATTCTGATAAAAACAAGAGGAAAGGAGAGATTTTGATGTGTGCTCACAGATGTCAGGAGCTACAACAAGGCTAACAAAAAGCTCGTCGCCGCCTTGTGAGAACGTCCTCATGTCGATGGAGCTTCTGTGTGaacataaaataaatgaaatggcTTTCCTAAGACCAGGAAAACAAATGAAAAtcaactaaattaaataaaactgtAATTGCCTCTAATTACTACTAAATCCTGTAAGTTGCATAGAAGCAAAAAATAATCAACGCTAAACATGATCGCCAACAGTGAAGCAAGAACAAAATCTATGATGGAAGAGTAACAGAAGAAAATGTACAGTCGGCTTACCCTGTGGTACTTAAGGAGCTCAAGGATGTCGAGGACAATGTCGTTGACGTAGCAGAAGTCAGAGGCCTCGCACTTCTTGGTGTGGTGTAGTCCGCCGGCCCAGTTGATGGCAATGTCGGCATCTTCGCGGTTGATCTTCACGGCGGTGCCGATGGAGCCGTCAGCAAAGGCCTGGTAGAACTCGAAGAGGCCTTCAAATACAAGACAACCTCTCCAATGTTGAACCACTTTAGCTGTCGAGCGGACGCAGAGGAGGAGGTGGAGTCGTACGTGAGTTGCCCTTGCGCGGAAATGAGGGCAGCGGTGGAAGGTGAGACGGAGGCAAGAGGgcgtgagaggaggagttggatggagaaggcgaGAGATGAGAAGTTGTGAGAGGGGTTCGGGAGGTTTTCGGAAGATTGGTGGGTGCAAGCGAGTGAAACCTAGGGTTTTTCAACTCCTTacttgatccaacggtttgtatcattttagatttaatttagatgagaacttgataatagacaacacttaaaaaatagtaatagacaacacttttcaaGAAGTGTTGTCGTTGACCCACAAAAATcgctaaaagacaacgatttttaaaaaagcgttgtctattagtaagaaaataaagaaatagacaacgcttttcactaaaagcgttgttaaaaaaaaaatgacaacgctttttaaaaaaagcgttgtcttttaagtgttgtaaaagtccaattttcttgtagtgactcgTTTCCCGTGCCATCGTTCTCGTCTGTTGcatcttccacttgacttcttgtattcctgagttcatgcacacttagacacaaggatcaaatacaatattacctaacttaacccggttgatcacatcaaaacttacccGAGATACTTATATTATTTTAACTATGTTATCACTTAAatgggaaaaatcaaaatataaagtCATTGTTGTATGATCTTGtctgagagttgcagagatgatgcGTTAAACACGACGGATCGATGGTTGACCGTAGAAGACCTTTTCCTTTGAGAAGaagcttgttggtgcaatatctctcaggtcaaggttgacctggttgaccaagcttgagtcttggtttgtgtttcgatgtttgacaatacaaggttgattgaacaagagtcaagtaggtcaaggattgaccggatacttgactgggaagtcctaactgggatgtcaggaaaaagagaagtcttggtgagtgaagtcaggcagaaggaaagtcctggtgagtgaagccaggtgaaagacctagcgagtgaagttaggcagtgagaaaatcctagtgagtgaagctaggtgaaagtcctggtgagtgaagccagacagaggaaaatcctagtgagtgaagcaaggtgaaagacctggtgagtgaagccaggcacaagagaagtcctagtgagtgaagctaggcaaaatggaagtcctggtaagtgaagccaggcacgggggaaaatccaaatgggtcaaggttgatcagacatcaggtgaaagtccaagtaggtcaagagagtgaccggatacttggcacgatgaagaaaagtccaagtaggtcaaaggaattgacaggatacttggtaagaggagaaaagtccaagtgggtcaaagggattgaccggacacttggtgagggagtcctagcaggtcaaggaagtgactagatgctaggcatgacgtaccaacaggttaaggttgaccgaatgttggtttgggaggcttgggacttggttttgggtaaaaaccaagagctagatcaatcagtggatcaatcagtggatcgataagtggatcgatcagtggatcgataagtggatcgatcagtggatcgatccaggcagtttcccagcgcacagaaagcctctggatcgatcagtggatcgatccagaggtcccaatcgatcagtggatcgattgggacgctgctgcttcgcgcgataagcgttggatcgatccgtggatcgatccaggtatttttccagagcacagaggcactctggatcgatccgtggatcgatccaaagtctccccgatcgattgggagcattccaatcgatcgggattcgaccattagcgtcgatttaagccgcatgTGTTCATTTCCTTCGATATCGCTTTCACGATAgaactcagatcttcaccagcgactccacagagctctccacgccagttcttgaagttcttggaggttcttccaagtcaagaggtggatctatagtaagaggaagaaagctagggttagggttttcttgtactcattgtaagctttgtgcttgtattttgtattctttccccttcttcttgtagtgtgaacttgtagggcttctccgccttcggtagttaccgaaaaggagggttttattagtggagggtgcgtgagtaggtgtggatccttggactagtcacctcttgtgaggtggatactaagtaaaccaaccttgttagcgttgtgtggtttgtttcttgtatttctgctgcgcatctttgaagaaacaagcaacgacgagcacctagcacgcgacgagctattcacccccctctagctacttttcggtcccaacaaagcTTCCCTCTGATCCTATGCACACAGAAACAATCTAATAAAATGTCAGTGCCAAGAAACTAGGGGGAGTCCCTGGcgaaggccctccgacactcaagttagtgaaTGCTTGAGCGggtggaagaagaacagtaacatACGCGTGCATAAGGATGAATTGCAAATGATCAGAGAGCATACCTTCGTCATGGAGAGGACtctcctttatataccacctcacataacctctgTAATCATGAGTGGCAAAGTGTTTCAGAGGTTATTAGGTAAAGGAGAAGGTATGACTAAGGCAACATGCAGTAATCATCTGAGGAATCTTCCATTTACTCAtatgtatacctcttttgtcatttatagtTTCTGTTATCATTACGGTTAATGAAGAAATATGTTGTTATAAGTGGTCGGCTAATGGGGGATAGGTTGGTCCCTAAAAAAGGtttcagaagaatattctctgacacatgGTTGTTATTATGACAGGTTCTTAAGATATTGCTTGCTAAAGATATCTCGGGTGGTCCTTAAGTTGACAACTGGTTGGGATGttgtctgttgaatatatcttgaCCGATTCTTAAGCTGGCGGCTTGAttatgttaggacccttggcgaccggctagggggggttgaatatctcctgtacaaaaacaaaacaaaaagactTTTCTCATATTTACAGCTTTATAAATCTAACACTTGTATAAGtataataaagaaattaaaagacaggggcaccgagaatttacttggttacaaccggggaggttgttaatccaaggaagtaaagCACACTAATTTTTCTTTCAGACAGAGAAACCTCTTTATAGCAATGATAACACAGAATCAGAGAGCTAAACAGAAAactaaaagcgtacaagtgttgtttcacagTTTCTTATTCTCCTTAGCTTATAGGAGCATGACTGTTTATATAACCCTGCTTGGGGCGTCTAGAagcgttccaggcacctggaatggg
This region of Zingiber officinale cultivar Zhangliang chromosome 9A, Zo_v1.1, whole genome shotgun sequence genomic DNA includes:
- the LOC122021248 gene encoding serine/threonine-protein kinase D6PK-like, whose amino-acid sequence is MPDDLVDDLQSMSFGSSDRSGVSSSLSSSSSSFSASLHKPRLARDPITDAIRRLGSSAGGGPGGNPLAMSDLRFVRRLGSGDIGNVYLAEIKCDGTEELLLAAKVMDKKELEGRSKEGRARTEREILEALDHPFLPRLYACAENDRYFCLLTEFCPGGDLHVLRQRQPGKRFDEAAVRFYASEVVVAMEYVHMMGIVYRDLKPENILVRSDGHIMLTDFDLSFKCDSAAAPAAQIVTDQMPVLPTSHTGIGGRGITEFSAASCIIPSCIVPAVSCFHPARRKRRKQQPGRRGPCLEFVAEPVDLRSMSFVGTHEYLAPEIVSGEGHGSAVDWWTLGVFVFEMLYGVTPFKGPDHELTLANIVARALEFPKEPTVSAAARDFITGLLVKDPERRLGSTMGAAAIKRHPFFNGVKWALLRCAVPPYVPPSFTLSTHSGDGSDDSCPGTPVDYY